The Sphingomonas sp. NBWT7 nucleotide sequence ATGGGCGGGGACCTGACGGTGGACAGCGCCCCGGACGCCGGCGCGCGCTTCGTGCTGACGCTGCCCGCCGCCTAGCGGATCCGGTACAGCCGCAGCGGCGACCCCTTCGGCATCGGTACCGACTGGAGCCAGTCGAACGTCTCGCCATGCGCCAGCCGATCGTAGAAGCCCCCGGGCGCGCGATCGCGATAGACGGTCGACTCGGCCATGTTCGGGCAAACCAGCATCAGCGTCGCGCCATGCCGCTTCATGATCGCGCGCGCCTCCGCCGGTGAGCGCTTGAAGGCGTGCTGCACGTCGAGGATCGCGTCGCCGTTGCGGTGATACGGCCCGGCGATGGCATTGTGATGTGTGAGGGTGATCAACCGCGGCCCGAGATCGACGAAGGTGAAGATCGTCTGCCGCGGCAGGCGGTTGAGCGGGTCCATCGCCGGCAGCGTCAGGCACCGCCCGGTCGCCCGGTTGACGCGCTGGACGTACGGTTTGGGACGATCGATCGGGAACCACTGGAGCGCCAGCCCGGCGAACAGGCCGGAGATCGCGATGAATACCGCGACGGTGCCGAACACGCGCACGAACAGCGATCGGTGCCGCAGCAGCCACGGCAGGATCAGCCAGCCGAGCGCGGTGACGCCTGGGATCGCGAGGACCTGTGCCGCCGGCCCTGCGCGCACCTGCCACAGCAGCATCGCGATGGCGAAGACAGCGAACAGCGTGACGCACGCCCAGCCGAGTGCGCTGGGCGTACGTCGCGCGCGCCACGTCGCGATCAGCGCGCCGATCAGCCCCATCGTCGGCAGCGCCATCAGCGGCAGCCCGACGCGAAGCGGGTGGCGATAGATCGGCTTCGCCTCACGCACGTTGCCCAGCCAATTGTTGTAGAGCTCGTCGGACACCTGCTCGGGCCGGCCGAGGCATTGCGGGAAGAGCAGGGCGAAGCCGATGACGATGATCGCGCCCGCCGCCACGGCCAGCGCCAACCGCACGCTGCGACGGCGCGGCGAGGCCATCGCCAGCAGCGCGAGCAGCGCCCCCGCCGCGACGAAGACACTGAGCCAGATCGGGGTCAGCGCGTCGCAGCGCATCAC carries:
- a CDS encoding AcrB/AcrD/AcrF family protein, which codes for MNDTKGAPALPPALAAELDRHWIRLTLIAWVVVAIFYVWQRWSAIHWLSLGDTDDNMRLMQVRALLGGQGWYDLRNYRLNPPGGFDIHWSRIVDLPIAGLILLLRPFVGNAEAEKLACGIAPLIPLAVTLLGIGATVRRLVAPTAWPLAIVFMMGSTVALLMFMPDRIDHHGWQLAMLSLTVAGLCDPRGPRGGAMVGLASAVSLTIGLEMLPYCAMAGAIIALRRVWDAAERQRLLTYALALGGGCAAGFAIFASEANRVMRCDALTPIWLSVFVAAGALLALLAMASPRRRSVRLALAVAAGAIIVIGFALLFPQCLGRPEQVSDELYNNWLGNVREAKPIYRHPLRVGLPLMALPTMGLIGALIATWRARRTPSALGWACVTLFAVFAIAMLLWQVRAGPAAQVLAIPGVTALGWLILPWLLRHRSLFVRVFGTVAVFIAISGLFAGLALQWFPIDRPKPYVQRVNRATGRCLTLPAMDPLNRLPRQTIFTFVDLGPRLITLTHHNAIAGPYHRNGDAILDVQHAFKRSPAEARAIMKRHGATLMLVCPNMAESTVYRDRAPGGFYDRLAHGETFDWLQSVPMPKGSPLRLYRIR